The window ATTCGATTTTTAGGATAAAAGTCAAAATATCCTGTTAATTCTAGACCCGGACGTGAAATATCAGAAGTATCAATTAATTTTTGACTTAAGTATTCTTTTCCTTCAACTATTTTAAGTGAAGGTACATCTTTTATTAATTCGCTAACTTTAACTGCTTCAACCATTTTTGTTATCCTCTTTATCTTCTACATCTTTGACTGAAACATTTCGTGCTTTCTTTCGCTTTTGATTATTAGTAGTAGGCTGCACTGGATTATGAACCTCAGAATTATTCGGATCTTTTTTATTGCCAGAAAATTTAGCTATTAACCAAATTATTAAAGCAACAATTAATGCAGCAGGTAAAAGTCCAATAAAGAACTTAAATATTGAAAATAAAATACTTAGAATAACTAATGCAGCTAATACTAAGATTAAAATAGTTACAAATCCCATAAGCTTTTTTCCTTAACATTTAGTTTGGATTTTTTTGGCTTAAAAGCCACTGTAAATAAGCATAAATAAAATTATCTAGCTTTCCATCCATTACACCATTTACATCACTAGTCTCAAAGTTAGTACGATGATCTTTTACCATATTGTATGGATGAAAAACATAGGAACGAATCTGTGAACCAAATCCAATTTCTTTTTGATTACCTTTGAGTTCTTCGGTCTGCTTTCTCTTCTTTTCTTCTTCTAGCTGGAATAATTTTGCTCGCAGCATGTTCATCGCAGTTTCTCTATTTTGTAATTGAGAACGCTGTGCTTGAGATGAGGTAACAATTCCAGTAGGCAAGTGAGTGATTCGAACAGCACTTGAAGTCTTGTTAATATGCTGTCCACCCGCACCACTAGAGCGATAAACATCAATTCTTAAATCATCTGGATTAATGTCGACCTCAATACTTTGGTCAATTTCAGGTATTACTTCAACCGAAGCAAAAGAAGTATGACGTCTTTTAGCAGAATCAAAAGGAGATATTCTCACTAACCGATGCACACCGTTTTCTGATTTAAGTAGACCAAAAGCATTCTTTCCCTGAACACGAATACTTACACTTTTAACTCCAGCTTCTTCACCTGGCTCATAGTCCTCAATTTCAAACTTTAAGTCGTGATTAGCTGCATAGCGCTGATACATTCTTAAAAGCATATCAGCCCAGTCCATAGCTTCTGTACCCCCTGCACCAGGATGAATTTCCATCAGAGCATTATGTTGATCATATTTATCTGATAATAATAATGATAATTCATAATCATGAAAACTTTGTGATAGTGAAACCATCTCTTCAGATAGTTCCTCACTTAATTCAGGATCCGGATCAGCTTTAAGTAATTCTAAGGCTGTTTGTGCATCATCAAACTTTGCTTCAAGTTGTTTGAAGTTTTCGCTTTTCTCTTTCATCCGGTTAGTTTCATTAATTAAATTTTGTGCTTGTTCTTGATTATCCCAAAAGCCAGGTTCTGCCATCTTTTGCTCATTGATTGCAATTCCTTCGTTTAATGAATCAAAGTCAAAGAGACCTCCTAAAGTGCTCTAACTTAGGATCTAATTCATTTAATTTGGATTGAATTTCACTAATCTCCATTTTTATATTTCCTCACATCATATAAATCAATTTTTACTTTAATAATAGCAAAAAAGAGAGACATTATCTGCCTCCCTTTTTGTTTTTATCGACTAATGTTCTGTCTTATTTGAGCCTTCATAAATAGACGGGTGGCATCAAATTCGATATCACTGATCATTTCTTCAAACATTCTATAGCCGGCTTCTTGATACTCAACTAATGGATTTAGTTGTCCGTATCCTCTCAAGCTAATAGATTGACGTAATTGATCCATCGCATCAATATGATCAGTCCAGCGTTCATCCACAACACGCAAAATAACAACTTTTTCAAACTCTAGCATTTGTTCTGGATCAGCAAGTTGTTTTTCTTTTTCAGCGTAATTATCTTCTGCAATCTTATATAGACGTTTCTTAAGTTCTTCGGCACTTAAGTGCTTCATGTTAAGTTTCTTAGTAGTTTCTTCGTCAGTAATTGCTGATGAAATAAAGTCTCTCAATTGATCGTTACGCCAGTCTTTCTTGTCGCCTTGCGTATACATATCAACTTGATGATCGATCGTACGTTTAATCATTGGCATCAAAACAGGTTTCAATGATTTTTCTTCTGAGATAACCTGCATTCTTTCACCATAAATAATCTCACGTTGCGTACGCATAACATCATCATATTGTAGCGTTTGCTTACGTGTATCGTAGTTATTACCCTCAACACGCTTTTGGGCTGATTCAACTTGCTTAGTAATCATACGTGATTCAATGACTTTATCATCATCATTATCAGAAATTCGATCAAGGAATAATTTTACTCGATCTCCACCAAAACGCTTCATTAAATCGTCTTCTAGAGACAGATAAAATCTTGTTACACCAGGATCTCCTTGACGACCAGATCTACCACGAAGTTGGTTATCAATACGACGTGATTCATGACGCTCAGTACCAATGACTGCTAACCCACCTAATTCTTTAACACCAGGCCCTAGCTTAATATCAGTACCACGACCGGCCATGTTAGTAGCAATAGTGACAGCTCCTCTTTGACCAGCATTCATAATGATTTCAGCTTCTTTAGCATGGTTTTTCGCATTCAAAACTGCATGTGGAATGCCAGCTTGATCAAGCATTTGACTTAAACGTTCAGAACTTTCAATAGCAACAGTACCAACTAAGACTGGTTGTCCTTTTGCATGACGTTCTTTAATTTCTTTTACTACAGCTTCAAATTTAGAATCTAAAGTTGGATATAAAATATCAGGTAAATCTTTACGTGCAATTGGTCGGTTAGTTGGAATGGTAATTACTTCCATGTTATAGATCTCACGGAATTCTTCTTCCTCAGTCTTAGCCGTACCAGTCATACCAGCAAGTTTTTTGTACATTCTAAAGAAGTTCTGGTAAGTAATAGTTGCTTGAGTCTTAGATTCTTCTTGAATCTTAACTCCTTCTTTTGCTTCAATTGCTTGGTGAAGCCCGTCAGAATAGCGACGTCCTTCCATTACACGTCCAGTAAAGGAATCAACAATCATGACTTCACCATTTTGTACTACGTAATCAATATCTTTCAACATGATGTAGTTAGCTCTTAAAGCTTGGTCAATATGGTGAACTAAAACTTGATTATCGATGTCATACAAGTTCTTTAAACCAAAGTGTTCACAAGCCTTCTTAATTCCTTGATTGGTCAAATTAATAGTTTTTGTTGGCCAATCAATCTTGTAATCACCATGATCTTCGTTATCGTCTGCATCGTCATCACTTTTATCTTCAGTTAAAGTTTTAACGAAGCGATCAGCTCTAATATATTCACTATTTGCCTGTTCAGCTTGTCCAGAAATAATCAAAGGCGTTCTAGCTTCATCAATTAAGATTGAGTCCACCTCATCAATAATTGCGTAATTTAGCGGACGCTGTACCATTTGATCTTTGTAAACAACCATGTTGTCTCTTAAATAGTCAAAACCTAATTCGGAGTTGGTTGAATAAGTAACATCACAATTATAAGCGTCTCTCTTCTCATCCGCAGACATTGAGTTAAGGTTTAAACCTACGGTCAAACCAAGCCACTTATATAATTGTCCCATTTCACTTTCGTCACGACTAGACAAGTATTCGTTAACAGTTACTACGTGAACACCTTTACCAGTTAAAGCATTTAAATAAACAGGTAAAGTTGCAGTTAAAGTCTTACCTTCACCAGTCATCATTTCTGCGATATTACCGTAGTGAAGAGCAATACCACCGATGATTTGGACACGGAAAGGATAGAGACCTAAAACTCTCTTAGCACCTTCACGTGCTGTCGCAAAAGCTTCTGGCAAAAGATCATCTAGGGTTTCACCTTTTTCTAAACGCTTGCGAAATTCTGGCGTCTTAGCCTGCAATTGTTCATCAGACAATTTTTCATATTCATCTGCTAAAGATTCTACCTTAGTTGCTAATTTTTCAAATTTCTTTAATTCTCTTCTGTCATTGTCATAAATTTTTTTAAGAATATTAGCCATTTAATCGGTCCTTAAGTTTAAATTTTGTGCACAAATCTAAAATAATACTATGTAATTTTAACATTAATTTGGAAAAATGAGAAACCTACTATTGCAAGAAAAAGCCTCCTAAGCTAAACCATTGCTCAAGAGACTCTTAATTTATAAGATTGTTTTAATTATTCGTTAGTTTCAATCAAGCCGTAACGACCATCATTTCTGCGATATACAATACTTGTACCATTAGTATCTGCATCTTCAAAAACAAAGAAATCGTGACCTAATAAATCCATTTGTAAAACTGCTTCTTCAGCACTCATTGGCTTTAAGTCTAAGTGCTTGTTACGAACAATATCAAATTCTTTAGGTGCCTTCTTTTCTTCTTCTAAATCTTCATAGAAGAAGTCCTTTAAGCCCTTTTCACGACTCTTTCTGTTAATACGAGTCTTGTATTTTCTAATTTGACGCTCTAACTTCTCAGAAACAAAGTCAATACTCTTGTACATATCATCAGTTGTATCTTCTGCACGTAAGACTAAGTATGGAAGTGGAATAGTTACTTCAACCTTAGCTGTGTGATCAGGATAAACCTTTAAATTGATATGAGCAATTACATCAGAATTAATTTCGAAGTACTTTTCGAGCTTAGTCAATCTCTTTTGAA of the Lactobacillus isalae genome contains:
- the prfB gene encoding peptide chain release factor 2 (programmed frameshift), whose amino-acid sequence is MEISEIQSKLNELDPKLEHFRRSLDFDSLNEGIAINEQKMAEPGFWDNQEQAQNLINETNRMKEKSENFKQLEAKFDDAQTALELLKADPDPELSEELSEEMVSLSQSFHDYELSLLLSDKYDQHNALMEIHPGAGGTEAMDWADMLLRMYQRYAANHDLKFEIEDYEPGEEAGVKSVSIRVQGKNAFGLLKSENGVHRLVRISPFDSAKRRHTSFASVEVIPEIDQSIEVDINPDDLRIDVYRSSGAGGQHINKTSSAVRITHLPTGIVTSSQAQRSQLQNRETAMNMLRAKLFQLEEEKKRKQTEELKGNQKEIGFGSQIRSYVFHPYNMVKDHRTNFETSDVNGVMDGKLDNFIYAYLQWLLSQKNPN
- the secA gene encoding preprotein translocase subunit SecA yields the protein MANILKKIYDNDRRELKKFEKLATKVESLADEYEKLSDEQLQAKTPEFRKRLEKGETLDDLLPEAFATAREGAKRVLGLYPFRVQIIGGIALHYGNIAEMMTGEGKTLTATLPVYLNALTGKGVHVVTVNEYLSSRDESEMGQLYKWLGLTVGLNLNSMSADEKRDAYNCDVTYSTNSELGFDYLRDNMVVYKDQMVQRPLNYAIIDEVDSILIDEARTPLIISGQAEQANSEYIRADRFVKTLTEDKSDDDADDNEDHGDYKIDWPTKTINLTNQGIKKACEHFGLKNLYDIDNQVLVHHIDQALRANYIMLKDIDYVVQNGEVMIVDSFTGRVMEGRRYSDGLHQAIEAKEGVKIQEESKTQATITYQNFFRMYKKLAGMTGTAKTEEEEFREIYNMEVITIPTNRPIARKDLPDILYPTLDSKFEAVVKEIKERHAKGQPVLVGTVAIESSERLSQMLDQAGIPHAVLNAKNHAKEAEIIMNAGQRGAVTIATNMAGRGTDIKLGPGVKELGGLAVIGTERHESRRIDNQLRGRSGRQGDPGVTRFYLSLEDDLMKRFGGDRVKLFLDRISDNDDDKVIESRMITKQVESAQKRVEGNNYDTRKQTLQYDDVMRTQREIIYGERMQVISEEKSLKPVLMPMIKRTIDHQVDMYTQGDKKDWRNDQLRDFISSAITDEETTKKLNMKHLSAEELKKRLYKIAEDNYAEKEKQLADPEQMLEFEKVVILRVVDERWTDHIDAMDQLRQSISLRGYGQLNPLVEYQEAGYRMFEEMISDIEFDATRLFMKAQIRQNISR
- the hpf gene encoding ribosome hibernation-promoting factor, HPF/YfiA family, yielding MLKYNVRGENIEVTDALRDYVQKRLTKLEKYFEINSDVIAHINLKVYPDHTAKVEVTIPLPYLVLRAEDTTDDMYKSIDFVSEKLERQIRKYKTRINRKSREKGLKDFFYEDLEEEKKAPKEFDIVRNKHLDLKPMSAEEAVLQMDLLGHDFFVFEDADTNGTSIVYRRNDGRYGLIETNE